The genomic window CATTGGCTTCCTCCCATTTGTAGTCCCCATATTCCAGCAGACCACCTACCAGGGACCCTGTAGCTTCTTCTCTGTGTTTCACCCAGTCTACGTGCTGACCCTCTCCTGTGCTGGCTTCTTCCCAGCTCTGCTCATCTTCATCTTCCTCTACTGTGACATGCTCAAGATTGCCTCAGCACACAGTCAGCAGATCCGAAAGATGGAACATGCAGGAGTCATGGCTGGAGCTTACAGGCCATCACGAACTCTTAGTGACTTCAAAGCGATCCGCACCGTGGCTGTTCTAATTGGAAGCTTCACTCTGTCCTGGACCCCCTTCCTGATCACAGGCATTGTGCAagtggcctgccaggagtgtcacCTCTACATAGTGTTGGAACGCTACCTGTGGCTACTGGGTGTGGGCAACTCCCTACTCAACCCACTGTTCTATGCCTATTGGCAGAAAGATGTGCAGCAGCAGCTCTACCAGATGGCCCTAGGAGTGAAGAAGGGGCTTGCCTCACTACTTCTCTTCCTTTCAGTCACGGATCGTGGCCCAGCGAAGCCCAGAGGACGCTCCTGTCACATTGACACTATCTCCTAGTCACAACTTTGTGGCTAATAAATACGGTAAGTGTGAAGAAGTttcatattatctctccatctctcttctcCTACCTCCAAATAGGAGATCAGATGCAGCTAGTAGAATAAGAACTATCCCATTCTTGGTGCTCCCAAGTAACTGAAGGAAGGTACTGACTATCTTCTAGAATCATTTTCCCCATTTGAAAATTTCTTCTTCTCTCTGTCCTCCTTTTGTAATGTGCTCATTTCTCCTGTACAGGTTTACTTACTTAAAGTAGTGTTTCTCAGCCAGGGGTGAAGGACCAAGCAGTAGAACAGTGGGTGGGGGGcataggaaggaaacaaggttgaAAGAGAGTGACAGTCagaaaaagattgagaaacactAGCTTAAAGTAGGAAATAACCACtgaaaaaatgcttaaaaattaagCTCTGGggcaagataaaaatataatagagtAAGTAGGTGAATGCCTTGCAAGAGATCtactctggggcccagagagatagcacaacggcatttgccttgcaagcagccgatccaggaccgaaggtggttggttcgaatcccggtgtcccatatggtcccttgtgcctgccaggagctatttctgagcagacagccaggagtaacccctgagcactgccgggtgtggcccaaaaaccaaaaaaaaaatatctactcTGGTTTGAAAACCTAGAACCacttatgttcccccaagcatagccaggaatggcccctgaacaaaaagccaagagtaagcctgagcaccattggatgtggccccaaaactcaaaaaagaaataaagaactacTTTTCCTTtccccatatatatatacttttttggttttggggtcacatctggcagcactcaggagttacttttggctttatgctcagaaatcgatcctggcaggctcgggagaccatatgggatgccgggattcaaacctctgtccttctgcatgcaaggcaaacaccttacctccatgctgtctctccggcccctccccaaatattttttaatcaaatctttttttgggggccggacggtggcgctggaggtaaggtgcctgccttatctgcgctagcctaggacggaccgcggttcgatcccccggcatcccatatggtcccccaagccaggagcgacttctgagcgcatagccaggagtaacccctgagcgtcaccgggtgtggcccaaaaaccaaaaaaaaaaaaaaaaaaaaaaaaaaaaatctttttttgaaaATAGAGCAGCACTGCCAATAGAAACAGTACAATCTACATAAAGTGTAAATGTTCTAATAGACTttacaaagggaaataaaggggctggagagatagcacagcagtagggcatttgccttgcacacagcctactcgGGAcatacagtggtttgaattccagcattctatgtggtcccctgagcctgccagcaggatttctcagtgcagagccaggagtaacccctgatcgccagtggatatggcccaaaaaccaaacaaaaagaaaagaaaagaaaagaaaaggggcaaATATAATTAATGCTTTACTGCATCTAACCCAatctatttaaaatgttatttcaaaAGTCCACACTTAGAATAAAAGTTGTTGAAAGTGTCATACTAAATCTTCATAATATAGTATGTATTTTACCCTTACAGAACATCTCAATTCAAACTAGCcagatttcattctttttatttattttggggagcacacctggcagtgctcaggggttactcctggctctgtgctcagaaataattcctggcaggttcagggaactatatggaaggCAAGggttcaaacctgagttggtcacgtgcaaggcaaataccttacccactctactatcactctggctctgaaaCTAGCCAGAtttcaaatgttctttttttaagcagtttattatttattaattttttgattttggaacctcatccggtgatgctcaggggtcactcctggctctgtgctcagaaatcgctcctggtaatcttgggggaccatatgggatgccaggaattgaaccaggtctgtcccgggttggccacatgcaaggcaaatgccccactgttgtgctatctctcaggccctaagaTTTAAAATGTTCAACACCCATATGTGTCCCCATTCAGCACAGCACTAGGGAAATAAagatctctcttttttgtttgtttgtttgtttgtttttgggtcacacccggcagcgatcaagagttactcctggctctacactcagaaatcgctcctggcaaacacaggggtccatatgggatgccaggatttgaaccaccattggtcctgggtaggctgcttgcaaggcaaacactactactactactgctgtgctatctctccggccccacaattttattctttttaaatagtttttctgTTCACATTTCATCTTTGTccaaacattattttattctatattgttCAGTTTATAAATGTTAGAACTTACCCtgacttacttttttgtttgtttgtttttggttttttggtcacacccagcagcactcaggagttactcctggctctacactcagaaatcgctcctgaaaaaaaaaaaaaaagaaatcgctcctggaggctcgagggaccatatgggatgccagaattcgaaccaccatccttatgcatgcaaggcaaatgccctacctccatgttacctctctggccccaagatctcttcttttaaataatttactataaTGATTACGTTGTAAAATAAAGGTACAATATCCATGATGAAAATAATAGATGTTATGTAAAGTATCTCTGAATAAAATGTAGGAAGGTAATTtaggttctaattttttttttttttggtttttgggccacacccggtaacgctcaggggttactcctggctatgcgctcagaagttgctcctgacttgggggaccatatgggacgctgggggatcgaaccacggtccgtccaaggctagcgcaggcaaggcaggcaccttacctctagcgccaccgcccggccccataggtTCTAATTTTGTGTTTCCATccttcatggtgtttaaaaagtatatttttgggccagagtgatagcgcagtggtagggtgtttgccttgtaattggctgacccaggacagacccggttcaattcctggcatcccatatgcacagagctaggagtgacccctgagcatcactggatgtggccccccaagaaaGTGTATTTTTGAGAAATAGCTTACTTTGCAATTATTTCAGCTCCCATTCATCTTTCTAAACTACTATATTGTGTCCTTTCTCTTCGG from Suncus etruscus isolate mSunEtr1 chromosome X, mSunEtr1.pri.cur, whole genome shotgun sequence includes these protein-coding regions:
- the GPR119 gene encoding glucose-dependent insulinotropic receptor, with product MESSFPFGVTLAVLSSLIIAANSLVAVAVLFLIHKNDGVSLYFTLNLAVADTVLGVAISGLVTDQLSSPTLPTQKTLCRLRMAFITSSATASVLTVMLVAFDRYLAIKQPLRYFQIMNGFVAGICVAGLWIVSYLIGFLPFVVPIFQQTTYQGPCSFFSVFHPVYVLTLSCAGFFPALLIFIFLYCDMLKIASAHSQQIRKMEHAGVMAGAYRPSRTLSDFKAIRTVAVLIGSFTLSWTPFLITGIVQVACQECHLYIVLERYLWLLGVGNSLLNPLFYAYWQKDVQQQLYQMALGVKKGLASLLLFLSVTDRGPAKPRGRSCHIDTIS